A single genomic interval of Syntrophobotulus glycolicus DSM 8271 harbors:
- a CDS encoding BlaI/MecI/CopY family transcriptional regulator — MSKIQRMSDSEKQIAEIMWAVGHPITTKEIIANLPETNTWKQNTVITFLARLIEKGIVSATRVSKANYYQPTVTEQEYLNFETQQFIADVHKGSALGIISALCDSGDLTKEDIEELIRKLRK; from the coding sequence ATGAGTAAGATTCAACGAATGTCGGATTCCGAAAAACAAATTGCGGAAATCATGTGGGCCGTCGGACACCCGATTACCACAAAAGAAATTATTGCTAACTTACCTGAAACTAACACATGGAAACAAAATACCGTTATTACATTCTTGGCACGTTTAATAGAGAAAGGCATTGTCAGTGCTACCAGAGTGAGCAAAGCAAATTACTACCAGCCCACCGTGACAGAGCAAGAATATCTCAACTTTGAGACACAACAATTTATTGCCGATGTCCATAAAGGCTCTGCACTTGGAATTATAAGTGCCTTGTGTGATAGCGGCGACCTGACTAAAGAGGATATAGAGGAACTAATCCGTAAATTAAGAAAGTAG
- the ureC gene encoding urease subunit alpha: protein MGLLMARKDYVSMFGPTVGDRIRLADTGLIIEIERDDTVYGDECKFGGGKSIRDGMAQACAATSAEGALDLLITNVVILDYWGIVKADIGIKDGKIAGIGKAGNPAIMSGVTERMIIGAATEVIAGEGLIATAGGVDTHVHYISPQQVEAALYSGITTMIGGGTGPADGSNATTCTPGPWNIKRMLEAVEEFPMNFGFLGKGNASDKKPLIEQVKAGIIGFKLHEDWGSTPKAIDNCLNVADWYDLQVAIHTDTINEAGYVEDTIKAINGRTIHTYHTEGAGGGHAPDTVKLAEFTNILPSSTTPTLPYTVNTFVEHLDMLMVCHHMDKNVPEDVDFANSRIRINTIAAEDVLHDRGVISMINSDSQAMGRVGEVIIRTWQTADKMKKQFGALPGDGLNNDNQRVKRYVAKYTINPAITHGVSNHVGSLETKKLADIVLWKPALFGVKPEIIIKGGCIAASRMGDANASIPTPQPVIYRNMFGAFGRAKYKNSVTFVSGESINNGIAEELSLHKIIYPVAGCRNITKKNMMFNDATPHIEVNPNTFEVKLDGQVITCEPAQSLPLTQRYFMF, encoded by the coding sequence ATGGGATTATTGATGGCGAGAAAAGACTATGTGAGCATGTTTGGTCCCACCGTCGGTGACCGGATAAGGCTTGCTGATACCGGCCTTATCATTGAGATTGAGCGGGATGATACGGTATACGGTGACGAATGCAAATTCGGCGGCGGCAAGTCGATTCGTGACGGAATGGCTCAAGCCTGTGCGGCAACGAGTGCTGAAGGGGCTTTGGATTTATTGATTACGAATGTTGTTATACTTGACTACTGGGGTATTGTGAAGGCGGATATTGGGATTAAAGACGGAAAAATTGCCGGCATCGGCAAGGCCGGCAATCCTGCCATAATGTCCGGTGTTACAGAGCGGATGATCATCGGCGCGGCGACCGAGGTGATCGCCGGCGAGGGGTTGATTGCGACTGCCGGCGGAGTGGATACGCACGTTCATTATATTAGTCCCCAACAAGTTGAAGCTGCGCTTTATAGTGGAATAACGACAATGATCGGTGGGGGAACCGGACCGGCAGACGGTTCAAATGCGACGACCTGTACACCGGGCCCGTGGAATATTAAGAGAATGCTGGAGGCGGTTGAAGAATTTCCGATGAACTTCGGTTTTCTGGGAAAAGGAAACGCTTCGGATAAAAAACCGTTAATCGAACAAGTGAAGGCGGGTATTATCGGATTCAAACTCCATGAAGACTGGGGAAGCACTCCGAAAGCCATTGATAACTGCCTTAATGTTGCTGATTGGTATGACCTCCAGGTTGCCATTCACACCGATACCATTAATGAAGCCGGATATGTCGAAGATACCATCAAGGCGATAAATGGCCGGACTATTCATACTTATCATACAGAAGGAGCGGGCGGAGGACATGCGCCTGATACCGTTAAACTGGCTGAGTTTACAAACATTCTTCCTTCGTCTACCACGCCAACATTACCCTATACGGTGAATACTTTCGTTGAACACCTGGATATGCTGATGGTTTGTCACCACATGGATAAAAATGTGCCGGAAGATGTTGATTTTGCCAATTCTCGGATACGGATCAATACGATAGCCGCCGAAGATGTGTTGCATGACAGAGGGGTAATCAGCATGATTAATTCGGACTCTCAGGCCATGGGCAGGGTCGGCGAAGTGATTATCAGGACATGGCAGACTGCGGACAAAATGAAAAAACAGTTCGGCGCACTGCCGGGTGATGGTCTGAATAATGACAACCAAAGAGTCAAACGTTATGTGGCAAAGTATACGATTAATCCGGCAATTACCCATGGTGTGTCAAATCATGTGGGTTCTTTGGAAACAAAAAAACTGGCGGATATTGTGCTTTGGAAGCCGGCCCTGTTTGGGGTTAAACCGGAAATCATCATCAAAGGCGGTTGTATCGCGGCAAGCAGAATGGGAGATGCCAACGCGTCCATCCCAACTCCGCAGCCTGTGATCTACCGTAATATGTTTGGGGCGTTCGGCAGGGCCAAATATAAAAATTCAGTTACGTTTGTTTCGGGTGAGTCAATTAATAACGGCATAGCAGAAGAGTTGAGTTTGCACAAGATAATATATCCTGTTGCCGGCTGCAGGAACATCACGAAGAAGAATATGATGTTCAACGATGCCACACCACATATTGAAGTGAACCCAAATACCTTTGAGGTAAAGCTGGACGGCCAGGTTATAACGTGTGAACCGGCGCAAAGCCTTCCGTTAACGCAGCGTTATTTTATGTTTTAA
- a CDS encoding urease subunit beta produces the protein MIPGEIFVHDKAIECNTGKRTITIIVENTGDRPIQIGSHFHFFEANKHLNFDRGKTFGMRLNIPSGTGIRFQSKEVKEVELVELSGSREVFGLNAVTNGKTTDSQLKANAIRRLKELNFKGV, from the coding sequence ATGATCCCAGGGGAGATTTTTGTTCATGATAAAGCGATAGAGTGCAATACCGGGAAGAGAACAATAACGATTATTGTTGAGAATACCGGGGACCGTCCGATTCAAATCGGTTCTCATTTTCATTTTTTTGAAGCAAATAAGCATTTGAATTTTGATCGCGGAAAAACATTTGGGATGAGACTGAACATACCTTCAGGTACAGGGATAAGATTTCAATCAAAAGAAGTCAAAGAAGTGGAATTGGTGGAATTAAGCGGGAGCCGGGAAGTTTTCGGGCTGAATGCGGTAACGAATGGAAAGACGACAGACAGTCAATTGAAAGCCAACGCAATAAGAAGATTGAAAGAGTTGAATTTCAAGGGGGTATAA
- the ureA gene encoding urease subunit gamma — protein MHLMPREMEKLMLHFAGELAIKRKNRGLKLNYPEAVALISAELMERARDGKSVQELMIFGTTILTADDVMDGVVSMINEIQIEATFPDGTKLVTVHKPIR, from the coding sequence ATGCATTTAATGCCGCGAGAGATGGAAAAACTTATGCTGCATTTTGCCGGGGAATTGGCGATAAAACGAAAAAACAGAGGACTTAAGCTGAATTATCCGGAAGCTGTGGCTCTGATCAGTGCTGAACTGATGGAGAGGGCGAGAGATGGGAAAAGTGTACAAGAGCTGATGATTTTCGGCACCACGATATTAACCGCGGATGATGTCATGGATGGCGTGGTGTCGATGATTAATGAGATTCAAATAGAAGCAACCTTTCCTGATGGAACAAAATTAGTCACGGTGCATAAACCGATACGATAG
- the urtE gene encoding urea ABC transporter ATP-binding subunit UrtE: MLEVKHIEACYGQSVVLNKVSLNVRPGQAVCLLGRNGVGKTTFLKSIMGLVNTPAGSVRLAGREMISQPTYLRARQGIGYVSQGRDIFSQLTVKENLLLGLEVCGGTGCIHEEIYDLFPVLKTMQQRKGGDLSGGQQQQLAIARALVANPKMLILDEPTEGIQPSVIQDIGRVIKHLKREGKTTILIVEQYLDFAMDVADYYYVMDKGQMIMQGLTDQLNYDEIRKKIAI; the protein is encoded by the coding sequence ATGCTTGAAGTAAAACATATTGAAGCCTGCTACGGACAGAGCGTCGTGCTGAACAAAGTAAGTTTGAACGTCAGGCCAGGCCAGGCAGTTTGTCTGCTGGGGCGAAACGGGGTTGGGAAAACCACTTTTTTGAAAAGCATCATGGGTCTGGTGAACACACCGGCAGGGAGTGTCCGCTTGGCCGGTCGGGAAATGATTTCACAGCCGACTTATTTAAGAGCTCGTCAGGGTATTGGCTATGTGTCGCAGGGACGGGATATTTTTTCGCAACTAACGGTAAAGGAAAACCTTCTGCTTGGCTTGGAGGTATGCGGAGGTACTGGCTGTATTCATGAAGAGATTTATGACTTGTTTCCTGTCCTCAAAACGATGCAGCAACGCAAAGGGGGAGATTTAAGCGGCGGACAGCAGCAACAGCTGGCCATTGCGCGGGCGCTTGTGGCAAATCCGAAAATGCTGATTCTCGATGAACCGACGGAAGGAATACAGCCGTCAGTGATCCAGGATATCGGTCGTGTGATTAAACATCTTAAACGGGAAGGTAAAACTACGATTTTAATCGTGGAACAGTATTTGGATTTTGCTATGGATGTTGCGGATTATTATTATGTTATGGATAAAGGGCAGATGATCATGCAGGGGCTGACCGATCAATTAAATTATGACGAGATACGAAAAAAGATCGCCATTTGA
- the urtD gene encoding urea ABC transporter ATP-binding protein UrtD: MEDILHIQDLTVKFDGFKAVDHVNTAVRQGEIHFFIGPNGAGKTTLLDAICGRVKPAVGHIIFNGSVDLTNYAEDQIVNIGIGRKFQVPSVFAGLTVYDNMELAAVKKRSLTASIFHKATQEQVELIDHILHTIGLDEKRGQLSAALSHGEKQWLEIGMLLAQQPRLMLLDEPVAGMGRRETEKTGELLKNIAVDCTVVVVEHDMQFVRDYATKVTVLHEGAILDEGSVYDVQNNPKVIDVYLGRGGEQDA, translated from the coding sequence GTGGAAGATATTTTGCACATTCAGGATCTTACGGTGAAATTCGATGGTTTTAAGGCGGTTGATCATGTGAACACAGCGGTACGGCAGGGTGAAATTCATTTTTTTATCGGGCCGAACGGAGCAGGTAAAACCACTCTGCTTGATGCAATTTGCGGTCGGGTTAAACCGGCAGTCGGTCATATCATTTTTAACGGCAGTGTTGATCTTACGAATTATGCGGAGGATCAGATCGTAAATATCGGCATCGGCAGGAAATTTCAAGTGCCGTCGGTGTTTGCCGGTTTGACGGTATATGACAATATGGAACTTGCGGCAGTGAAAAAACGGTCCCTGACGGCGTCGATTTTCCATAAAGCAACTCAAGAACAGGTTGAGCTAATTGATCATATCCTGCATACAATCGGCCTGGATGAAAAAAGGGGGCAACTTTCGGCTGCATTATCACATGGGGAGAAGCAGTGGCTTGAGATAGGTATGCTGCTGGCTCAACAGCCCCGGCTTATGTTGCTGGATGAGCCGGTCGCCGGCATGGGGCGTCGGGAGACAGAGAAAACCGGGGAACTGTTAAAGAACATTGCCGTCGACTGTACAGTGGTGGTAGTTGAGCATGATATGCAATTTGTCCGCGATTATGCGACTAAAGTGACGGTGCTGCATGAGGGCGCGATTTTAGACGAAGGCAGCGTCTATGATGTGCAGAACAATCCGAAGGTGATTGATGTCTATCTGGGGCGAGGTGGAGAACAGGATGCTTGA
- the urtC gene encoding urea ABC transporter permease subunit UrtC: MIFNRLKSKENLVFFVIAIALLLAPLFLSDFRVNLLGKFIAYAILAIGIDLIWGYTGILSLGHGVYFGLGAYCVAMYLKLEAAGGKVPDFMSWSGLTAIPWFWEPFSNGFFSLMMAVAIPTVLAFVVGYLTFKNRIRGVYLSILSQALAIIFVVLFVGQQAYTGGTNGLTSFRHMFGFSLANNATQMVLYYIAVVLLILTYGLCKMLVGRRIGKILVAIRDGENRVRFSGYNPTAYKVFVYCLSAAIAGLAGAIFVPLVGIISPAEMGIVPSIEMVIWVAIGGKGTLIGAVIGAMVVNALKSGISESFPEIWSYFIGLVFIFVVLYMPLGIVGLVRKTAEKYRRKPEQGSGTGIDNPTEVA, from the coding sequence TTGATCTTTAATCGTCTGAAATCCAAAGAAAATCTGGTATTTTTCGTAATCGCTATTGCCTTATTGCTTGCCCCGTTATTTTTGTCCGACTTTCGGGTCAACCTTTTGGGGAAATTTATTGCCTATGCAATATTGGCTATCGGGATTGATTTGATCTGGGGCTATACCGGCATCTTGAGCTTGGGCCACGGCGTTTACTTTGGTCTTGGCGCATACTGCGTAGCGATGTATTTAAAGTTGGAGGCCGCCGGAGGAAAAGTTCCTGATTTTATGTCCTGGAGTGGATTGACGGCTATACCATGGTTTTGGGAACCGTTTTCCAACGGATTTTTTTCGCTTATGATGGCTGTTGCCATTCCGACAGTATTAGCGTTTGTGGTAGGGTATCTGACCTTTAAAAACCGTATTCGCGGCGTTTATCTGTCGATATTATCCCAGGCTTTGGCGATCATCTTTGTGGTGCTGTTTGTGGGGCAACAGGCTTATACTGGCGGGACAAACGGGTTAACAAGTTTTCGCCATATGTTCGGTTTTTCTTTGGCCAACAATGCGACTCAAATGGTGTTATATTATATCGCCGTTGTGCTTTTGATTCTGACGTATGGCTTATGCAAAATGTTAGTCGGGCGAAGGATCGGAAAAATCCTTGTCGCAATACGGGATGGGGAAAACCGGGTCAGATTCTCCGGCTATAATCCGACAGCATATAAGGTATTTGTGTATTGTTTATCAGCGGCGATTGCCGGGCTGGCCGGAGCGATATTCGTCCCGCTGGTGGGCATTATTTCCCCTGCCGAAATGGGAATAGTGCCTTCGATAGAAATGGTGATTTGGGTTGCTATCGGAGGAAAGGGAACATTGATCGGCGCCGTAATCGGAGCGATGGTTGTGAACGCGTTAAAAAGCGGGATCAGTGAGAGCTTTCCGGAAATATGGTCCTACTTTATCGGGCTGGTCTTTATCTTTGTTGTTCTGTATATGCCGCTGGGCATTGTCGGCTTGGTGCGCAAAACAGCAGAGAAGTACCGGCGCAAACCGGAACAGGGATCCGGGACCGGTATAGACAACCCTACTGAAGTGGCTTGA
- the urtB gene encoding urea ABC transporter permease subunit UrtB produces the protein MDTYIVQFFNGISVSSIFILAALGLGITFGLMKVINMAHGEFIMVGAYVTYLLQNLFITHLDKHVFGWYFILAIPAAFIVAGLMGLILEAAVIRHLYGRPLDSILATWGVSLVLQQLARSIFGAPNVDVRSPGWLDGGLVVNQALQFPYKRLFIILLVMTCLVGVFLLLYKSTTGRRIRAVMQNRDMAASLGINTRKIDAYTFAIGSGLAGIAGCALALLGSVGSTLGSAYIVDTFMVVVLGGVGTLWGIVAGGLVIGISNTTFEFFTNTSMGKALVFMLVILFLQWKPKGLLSISSRSLDD, from the coding sequence ATGGATACATATATTGTTCAGTTTTTTAACGGAATCAGTGTCAGTTCGATCTTCATTTTAGCGGCTTTAGGGCTGGGAATCACCTTTGGGCTGATGAAAGTGATCAATATGGCGCACGGTGAATTTATCATGGTCGGTGCATATGTGACTTACTTGCTTCAAAATCTGTTTATTACGCATTTGGATAAGCACGTTTTCGGCTGGTATTTTATTTTGGCGATTCCAGCGGCGTTTATCGTTGCCGGACTAATGGGACTTATCCTGGAAGCGGCGGTAATCCGTCATCTTTACGGAAGACCGTTGGACAGCATTCTGGCAACCTGGGGGGTAAGTCTGGTTTTGCAACAGTTGGCTCGCAGCATTTTCGGCGCTCCAAATGTGGATGTAAGAAGCCCGGGCTGGCTGGACGGCGGTCTGGTTGTTAATCAGGCTCTGCAATTTCCGTATAAACGGTTGTTTATTATCCTTTTAGTGATGACGTGCCTGGTCGGTGTGTTTCTGCTGCTGTATAAAAGCACAACCGGAAGACGTATCCGGGCGGTTATGCAGAATCGTGACATGGCGGCCAGTCTGGGGATCAATACGCGAAAAATAGATGCGTACACTTTTGCCATCGGTTCAGGGCTGGCGGGGATTGCCGGCTGTGCCCTGGCTTTGCTGGGTTCTGTCGGCTCGACACTGGGGAGCGCTTATATTGTCGACACGTTCATGGTTGTTGTGCTTGGCGGGGTAGGGACATTGTGGGGGATTGTCGCCGGCGGACTTGTTATCGGCATTTCAAATACCACCTTTGAATTTTTTACGAATACCTCAATGGGGAAAGCACTGGTGTTTATGTTGGTTATTCTTTTTTTGCAGTGGAAACCGAAAGGGCTATTGTCGATAAGCAGCCGGTCACTGGATGATTAA